Proteins encoded together in one Quercus lobata isolate SW786 chromosome 3, ValleyOak3.0 Primary Assembly, whole genome shotgun sequence window:
- the LOC115982215 gene encoding ribosomal RNA-processing protein 17-like codes for MVEEIEEAVELARPQGRHIRKRALKNKALSVKFNEKDLRDYVTGFHKRKKKRRKEANKQQEEAQRRKRIELRKKRKLEKELVLYGGAPPANDSVPDENDEDDEEDEETEPIASVSGMTTYDNGNMKVTVTTCEISREEEILPSDRTEAAVPRPAGADKKHIVPVTKKKAFKRVARTKSRSKPQNKRDKKKGKNKNKKMR; via the exons ATGGTGGAAGAAATTGAAGAGGCAGTCGAGCTCGCACGGCCTCAAGGCCGTCATATAAGGAAGAGGGCTCTCAAAAACAAAGCTCTCTCCGTCAAATTCAACGAGAAGGATCTCAG GGACTATGTGACTGGGTTTCacaagaggaagaagaaaaggagaaaggaaGCTAATAAGCAGCAAGAGGAGGCTCAAAGGCGAAAGCGTATTGAGCTGCGCAAAAAG AGGAAATTGGAAAAAGAACTGGTTCTCTATGGTGGAGCTCCACCAGCCAATGATTCAGTGCCTGATGAAAATGATGAGGacgatgaagaagatgaagaaacgGAGCCAATTGCATCTGTTTCTG ggATGACAACATATGACAATGGCAACATGAAAGTCACAGTAACAACATGTGAGATTTCTCGTGAAGAAGAAATCTTGCCAAGTGACAGAACAGAGGCAGCAGTGCCACGACCAGCTGGAGCTGATAAGAAGCACATTGTGCCTGTGACTAAGAAGAAAGCATTCAAGAGAGTTGCAAGAACAAAGTCACGATCAAAGCCTCAAAATAAAAGAGacaaaaagaagggaaagaacaagaacaaaaagatGCGTTAG
- the LOC115982204 gene encoding calmodulin-binding protein 60 B-like: protein MQTRYMERSNSMAREKRGLDSTSAEDGQPDRKRPALASVIVEALKVDSLQKLCSSLEPILRRVVSEEVERALAKLGTAKLTGRSSPKRIEGPDGRNLRLCFKSRLSLPLFTGGKVEGEQGAAIHIVLLDAITGHVVTSGPESAVKLDVIVLEGDFNNEDDENWSQEEFDSHVVKEREGKRPLLTGDLQVTLKEGVGTLGDLTFTDNSSWIRSRKFRLGLKVASGYSEGIRIREAKTEAFTVKDHRGELYKKHYPPALNDEVWRLEKIGKDGSFHKRLNKAGICTVEDFLRLVVRDSQRLRNILGSGMSNKMWDVLVEHAKTCVLSGKLYVYYPEDERNVGVVFNNIYEFCGLISSEQYYAADSLSESQKVYVDTLVKKAYDNWMHVIEYDGKSLLSYKENKSLDASQTEVLVNSQDYSNSFDQQFALPSLTVPVPSEQPAMNSAGLTVTGYNDNTRFSLQPQNVNLNAPIQFDGTSIPLQNPLIGSSHQAQLPRSENVMALGPRQTSTSVFQAVGASNLTSYRGVEEFFPEEEIRMRSHEMLENEDMQHLLRLFNMGGQGPGTMNMTEEVYPYPSAYMGTPSLNYNFDDDRTRSSGKAVVGWLKLKAALRWGIFVRKKAAERRAQLVELDEP, encoded by the exons atgcaAACGAGGTATATGGAAAGATCGAACAGCATGGCGAGAGAGAAGCGAGGCTTGGATTCTACTTCAGCTGAAGATGGCCAGCCTGATAGGAAACGACCTGCTTTAGCGAg TGTAATTGTTGAAGCTCTAAAGGTGGATAGTCTGCAGAAACTTTGTTCATCATTGGAGCCTATTCTCCGGAGAGTT GTCAGTGAAGAAGTGGAGCGTGCTTTAGCAAAATTAGGCACTGCCAAACTTACTGGGAg GTCTTCTCCTAAACGTATAGAAGGGCCTGATGGGAGAAACTTACGGCTGTGCTTCAAGTCTAGGCTGTCTCTTCCTCTCTTTACTGGTGGAAAAGTTGAAGGGGAGCAGGGGGCAGCAATTCATATTGTTTTGCTTGATGCAATCACAGGCCATGTTGTCACATCTGGTCCAGAATCTGCTGTGAAGCTAGATGTTATTGTGCTTGAAGGTGATTTCAATAATGAGGATGATGAAAACTGGAGTCAAGAAGAATTTGATAGCCATGTGGTGAAAGAGCGTGAAGGAAAGAGGCCACTGCTGACTGGGGACTTGCAAGTAACACTGAAGGAAGGTGTGGGAACACTAGGTGATCTAACCTTTACTGACAACTCAAGCTGGATAAGGAGCAGGAAGTTCAGGCTAGGACTGAAGGTTGCCTCAGGCTATTCCGAGGGCATTCGTATACGCGAAGCAAAAACAGAAGCCTTCACGGTTAAGGATCACAGAGGAGAAT TATACAAGAAACATTATCCACCTGCATTAAATGATGAGGTTTGGAGATTGGAGAAAATTGGCAAAGATGGGTCATTTCACAAGAGGCTGAACAAAGCTGGAATTTGTACAGTTGAAGACTTCCTACGGCTTGTGGTTAGAGACTCACAGAGATTGCGGAAT ATTCTTGGAAGTGGCATGTCAAATAAGATGTGGGATGTTCTTGTTGAGCATGCAAAAACTTGTGTTTTGAGTGGGAAACTCTATGTGTACTATCCTGAAGATGAGAGGAATGTTGGTGTTGTTTTTAACAATATCTATGAATTTTGTGGCTTAATTTCCAGTGAACAATATTATGCAGCTGATTCTCTTTCTGAAAGTCAAAAG GTCTATGTTGACACCTTGGTGAAGAAGGCGTATGACAATTGGATGCATGTTATAGAGTATGATGGCAAGTCTCTTCTGAgctataaagaaaataagagcTTGGATGCTTCTCAAACTGAGGTCTTAGTGAACTCACAAGATTATTCAAATTCCTTTGACCAACAATTCGCCCTACCAAGCCTTACTGTTCCAGTTCCTTCAGAGCAGCCTGCTATGAATTCAGCAGGCCTAACAGTTACAG GATATAATGATAATACCAGATTCTCACTACAGCCTCAGAATGTGAATCTCAATGCTCCTATTCAGTTTGATGGCACTTCAATCCCTCTACAGAACCCATTGATTGGCAGTTCTCACCAAGCCCAGCTTCCAAGAAGTGAAAATGTGATGGCCCTTGGTCCACGACAGACATCCACATCAGTCTTTCAGGCGGTTGGTGCATCCAATCTAACTTCTTATAGGGGAGTTGAAGAATTCTTCCCAGAGGAAGAGATTCGTATGAGAAGTCATGAAATGCTTGAAAATGAGGATATGCAACATCTGCTTCGTCTCTTTAACATGGGAGGTCAAGGACCTGGCACCATGAATATGACTGAGGAAGTATACCCTTATCCATCAGCATACATGGGAACTCCATCTCTAAACTACAACTTCGATGATGATCGGACTCGGTCATCAGGAAAAGCTGTTGTAGGGTGGCTGAAGCTAAAGGCAGCCCTGAGATGGGGCATCTTTGTTAGGAAGAAGGCTGCTGAGAGACGGGCTCAACTTGTTGAGTTGGATGAACCATAA